One window of the Thamnophis elegans isolate rThaEle1 chromosome 6, rThaEle1.pri, whole genome shotgun sequence genome contains the following:
- the FAM181B gene encoding protein FAM181B encodes MAVQAAPPPPPHHPFVPFGFPTADFGALEKSCYGDGAALLLLEGGVGASGIGGVEGGVGGGGVGCPEAADFREATRELLSFIDSASSNIKLALDKPGKSKRKVNHRKYLQKQIKRCTGLLGGNAEPGAGSVPGSIPAPAAAAPTNKQASASPAPSSGGGTAAAAPSCKPAKRESKSLAALFDSLRGAPTAVATATSPAGPSGCASGKEAGSAPPTAAVACKKVPLRNRNLPRSFFTEPAPNRAPNPAGLEGGGGGGGGGGGAGPVPSVAEELFDLLAAPDYRALLQESSEPPPPPVFPAELPLEPPLYEPLPSLAPLLYAETPLRPLPALYAAVAVSDPTAPFFADCPLPPPPSMPYDYGYSRGAPYPSL; translated from the coding sequence ATGGCCGTGCAGGCGGCGCCTCCTCCGCCTCCCCATCACCCCTTCGTCCCTTTCGGCTTCCCCACGGCGGACTTCGGGGCTCTGGAGAAGAGCTGCTACGGCGACGGGgcggcgctgctgctgctggaaggCGGCGTCGGGGCGAGCGGCATCGGCGGCGTCGAAGGCGGTGTCGGAGGCGGCGGCGTCGGTTGCCCCGAAGCGGCCGATTTCCGCGAAGCCACCCGGGAGCTGTTGAGCTTCATCGACTCGGCGTCGAGCAACATCAAGCTGGCTCTGGACAAGCCGGGCAAATCCAAGCGGAAAGTCAACCATCGGAAGTACCTGCAGAAGCAGATCAAGCGCTGCACCGGCCTCCTCGGGGGCAACGCGGAGCCAGGGGCCGGTTCGGTTCCAGGTTCGATTCCCGCTCCGGCCGCCGCCGCCCCCACGAACAAGCAAGCCTCGGCCTCGCCGGCGCCCTCTAGCGGTGGTggcaccgccgccgccgctccctCCTGCAAGCCAGCCAAGCGGGAGAGCAAAAGCTTAGCGGCGCTTTTCGACTCCCTGCGCGGAGCCCCGACGGCCGTGGCCACCGCGACTTCTCCCGCCGGGCCGTCCGGCTGTGCAAGCGGGAAAGAGGCAGGCTCCGCTCCGCCGACGGCTGCGGTCGCTTGCAAGAAGGTCCCTTTGCGGAACCGCAACCTGCCCCGCTCCTTCTTCACCGAGCCGGCTCCCAACCGGGCGCCCAACCCCGCCGgcttggaaggaggaggaggaggaggaggaggaggaggaggagcgggacCCGTCCCGTCGGTGGCCGAAGAGCTCTTCGATCTGCTGGCGGCTCCCGATTACCGAGCCTTGCTGCAGGAATCCtccgagccgccgccgccgcccgttTTCCCGGCGGAGCTTCCTCTGGAACCGCCGCTGTACGAGCCGCTGCCGTCGTTGGCGCCCCTGCTCTACGCCGAGACCCCCTTGCGGCCCCTGCCGGCTCTCTACGCCGCCGTCGCTGTTTCGGATCCGACGGCGCCCTTCTTTGCGGATTGCCCGCTGCCGCCTCCGCCGTCGATGCCCTACGATTACGGCTACAGTCGCGGGGCGCCTTACCCCAGCCTTTAG